TAAATTGGCTTTACCGATTGCCTTTTTATTGGTTTTGTGGGGCTATGTTTCGGTCAATATGGGTTTTGTTTTATATGTTTTAGCTTTTGTTTTTTTACTTGCTGGCGTGGCTTTATATGTAAAAAAACATTATAAATATAAAATTTGTTGGTCAGAAGCCGAATTGTTTACCCATATTTCTAAAAAAGAATATTATAGGTATAGCTTGTATGCGTTTGCAGGTAGTTTTGGTTCTTTTTTTGCTTTCCGAATTGATTCGATTATGATTCCGAACTTTATAGATTTAGAAGCAAACGGAATTTACAATATTGGCGTAACCTTAGCATCTACTTTAGCCATACCTGCAACCGGAATTTTTGCTTTGCAGGCGCCCGTAATATCTAAATTAATTAAAACCAACAATTGGCAAGCCTTACATGTAAAATATAAAGAAACAGCCAAACTACTGCTGTTTGTTGCCGCACTTTTTTACGGTAGTGTTTTATTAGGTATGGAACCTTTGTTTAACTTGTTACCCACTCAAAACAAATTATTACCTGCTTTACCTATTATTTATATTTTAGGTGCTAGCATGTTTGTAAATATGAGTACGGGTTTTAATTCCGAAATTATTTCGTATTCTAAACATTACCGTTTTAATTTAATTACCATTTTGTTTTTGGTTGTACTAAACGTAGGGCTAAATTATTATGTGTTAAAATATACGCATTGGGGTATTTTAGGTGTTGCTTGCGCCTCATTACTTGCTATGACGGTTTTTAACTTTTTAAAAACAGCCTTTATATATAAAGTTTTTAAGCTATTACCTTTTGATGCCGGTTATTTTAAAATAACAAGCATTTTTTTAATAGGTTTTGGTTTGGCTTATTTGTTGCCAACAAGCACATGGCCAGCAATTAACCTACTTTTAAAATGTTCTTTTTTTGTGATTTTTTGTATCTTTTTTGTTTATAAATTAAGATTGATTCTGGTCTTAAATCAATTTGTTGGTAAAAAAATTAAGAATTTTTAACTTTTATAAGCTTTTATAAGCTTTTATAAGTGCCTATATTAGTTCTAAATCTAAATAACAAACCGATGAAAAAACGAATATTTGTAGCAGCAACCTGCCTTATTTTTTCTGTAAGTGCTTGGGCTCAAACCAGTAAAAGCGAATTTACCATTGGATTAAAAGGAGGATATAACCTATCTAAGCTAAGCGATGTTTCGCATTTATCCTTAAAAAACAAGTCGTTATCAGGATTTCATGCCGGTGCATTTGTAGAATTGCCCATAACCAAAGGCATTTCCTTACAACCCGAATTGTTATATTCAACCCAAGGTTCTCGTGTTGAAGCAACCAATGCCGATGGAAGTTCGGTAGATAAATACGACAGCCGTATTAATTATATAACCTTACCCGTTTTGGTAAAAGTTTATCTAACGCAGCGTTTGTCGGTCGAGGCAGGTCCGCAGTTTGCGCTTTTAACCCAAGCACATGCCGACGGAAATACCTATAAAATTGATGATGTTTCAGAAAATGTAAACATTAATAAATTTAAGCATAACATAAAAGATCAAGTAGAGAATTTTGATTTTGATTTGGCAGTTGGAGCCAGCTATAAATTGCCTTTAAACTTATTTGTTTCGGCACGTTACGTTTGGGGAGTAAAAGATATAGCAAAAAACAGCGATTCAAAATCTAAAAATCAATTGTTTCAGTTATCAGCCGGATTACGATTTTAATACCAACCAATTTATATAAAAACCTACTTTAAAAATCAAAACGCAAGTTTTGATTTTTTTTTATTTTGTAAATCATTATTTACAAAAAAAGCATTTTAAATTTGAAAATATAATTTTTGTCGATTAAAAGCGTTAGTAATACAACAAACTCTTATATTTGAATATAAATATTTATAATATGAAAAAACACATTTTATCAGTAGTTGCAGCTTTAGCAGTATGTGCTGGGGCGCAAGCACAAACATCAGTTGATGATTTTAAATTTGGTTTTAAAGGCGGATATAACCTTTCTAATTTAGGTGGAGATATTCCGGGGCACAAAGCTTTATCTGGTTTTCATGTTGGTGGTTTTGCAGAAATTCCGGTTTCAGCAAAGTTTGCTGTACAACCAGAAGTTTTGTATTCTGCACAAGGATCAAAATCTAAAACAACTATAGGAAATGTTGATTTTAAAACAGATGTAAAAGCTGATTTTATTAATGTGCCTATTTTAGCTAAATATTACGCTTTAGAAGGATTATCTGTTGAGGCAGGGCCACAAATAGGTTTTTTAGTTAAAGCTAAACAAGGTAGTGTTGACGTTAAGGATGCATTTAAATCTGTAGATTTCGGTTTAGCAGTTGGTGCATCTTATTATTTTACAGAAAATATTTTTGCATCGGCACGTTATAATTTCGGATTAACAGATGTTGCAAAACACAGTTCTGATGGATTCAAAATGCACAATAACGTATTTCAGGTTGCTGTAGGATACCGTTTTTAATTTCAAAAAAAATTATAAAGATTACCATTAAGGCCAAACAATAATGTTTGGCCTTTTTTGTTTACATAGAGTGCTTTACTAATTATTACGTATTTTTGAAAGTCAAATAAACCCAAATTATGAGTCAGCGTTTTACTTTTTTATGTTTTACCTTGGGGCTTGCTGCCGTTTTTAACAACGCGTTTGCCCAACAAATACCAGCTAATTTAGCAACCTTTTTTAAAGAGCAAAAAATAAAACAAGATTCAATTTTTGATGCCAAATTTTCTGCTTTACCTGCTCGTAGCCCGTATAATTTACCGTTAGATAAAAGTAAAATTGCGCAAATTAACGATTCGTATATTTTATTTTTAGAAACCGGCGATGTGCGCGCAAACAAAGCTGCCAATGTAGATTTTTTACAAAACGGAACTTTAGGCACAGCACCGTTAATGGGCGAAGCAGTAGAAATTGCTGTTTTTGATGGCGGAAAAGTTTTTGGCCTTCATGAAGATTTTTTAATTAACGGAAAATCTAAAATATCAGATCTAGAAAATAATGTTTCTGTTACCGCCCAACCCATTTCTGCTCACGCAACTGGGGTTTCGGGTTTAATTGCTGCAAACGGTAATGCAAACCTAACGTTTAATAATTCTTTTACTGTTGCTAATGCAACACGTGGTGTTATTCCATCAGCAAAAATTAGTACAGCAAGTTTTCAGCAAACAAGCAACGGAACCATTTATGAAAAAATTTTAAAGTTTAGCCCGCCTATTTCAAACCATTCGTACGGATCAAATTTTGGTTGGGCCATTTCTAGTATAAATAATACCAATAAAACGGTAACCTTGGTTTATCCGGTTAACACCAGCATCTTTTTAAATGATGAAGAAACCTTTGCAGGTATTTATTTAGACGATGATGCCAATTATGATATGCTGGTTTACAACAACCCCAAAACTATTTTGGTTAAATCGGCAGGAAATTACGATGGCATTGGGCCGGCCAATTACGATGCATCTTGGAAAGTAACTTTATTGCATTACGACGGGTCAAAATATGTGCCTTTAACCAACGCCGATATTATTCCTAAAAATAATTCTTTTAACGGCGCTTACAGCATTACTACCGGTTCGTTAGGTAAAAATATTTTAACGGTAGGATCAATTGATTTGCCTTCGGCAGAATCCGATTATCGTTTGCAAGTTAATAACATTATAAAATCAAGTTTTAGTAGCGTTGGTCCCAGAAAAGACGGAGCTATTAAACCCGATTTAGTTGCGGTTGGTGCTGGCGTAGCATATCCTGGAACAGAAAAATCAAGTTATATGGCCGGTAGCGGAACCTCGTTTGCAGCGCCTAAAGTTACCGGTGTAATTGGTGCATTAACCCAATTGCAACGTTTGCTTACCGAAAATGCAAATTTTTTGTTTGATGCCGATCAGGCAAAAACATTATTGTTGCATACCACGCAAGAAGCAGGGTTGTTTCCTGGGCCAGATAACAAATACGGTTGGGGTGCTTTAGATGCAAAAAATGCTGTGCAAACGCTTTTAGCAGTGCATAACAAGGAAGCTTTTTTTATTAAAGAAGAAAAAATAAACGGAACCGATTTTGAAAAAATAGTTTCGGCTCGTGCTAACGATACGCTAAAAGTTACCTTATCTTGGATTGATTTGCCTTTTACCGACTTTCCAACTTCTAACCGTGCCACGTTAAACGATCGTTCTACGCGTTTGATTCACGATTTAGATGTTCGATTAATTGATACCGAAACCGAAACGGTTTACTA
This genomic window from Flavobacterium agricola contains:
- a CDS encoding lipopolysaccharide biosynthesis protein, which encodes MENTKQTKQIVGYTVINYVGIAIGIVSTLFIYPLDVELLGIFRYIDSWAQMLFPIITLGSAQALIHFYPQLPEKMQVRLFGFSLVSIFKLAFWVSLLVLFFYFFVDDINTNYIFYSLPIALVLALVELFKRQATTLEKIAVPTLYEKVVPKLALPIAFLLVLWGYVSVNMGFVLYVLAFVFLLAGVALYVKKHYKYKICWSEAELFTHISKKEYYRYSLYAFAGSFGSFFAFRIDSIMIPNFIDLEANGIYNIGVTLASTLAIPATGIFALQAPVISKLIKTNNWQALHVKYKETAKLLLFVAALFYGSVLLGMEPLFNLLPTQNKLLPALPIIYILGASMFVNMSTGFNSEIISYSKHYRFNLITILFLVVLNVGLNYYVLKYTHWGILGVACASLLAMTVFNFLKTAFIYKVFKLLPFDAGYFKITSIFLIGFGLAYLLPTSTWPAINLLLKCSFFVIFCIFFVYKLRLILVLNQFVGKKIKNF
- a CDS encoding porin family protein, whose product is MKKHILSVVAALAVCAGAQAQTSVDDFKFGFKGGYNLSNLGGDIPGHKALSGFHVGGFAEIPVSAKFAVQPEVLYSAQGSKSKTTIGNVDFKTDVKADFINVPILAKYYALEGLSVEAGPQIGFLVKAKQGSVDVKDAFKSVDFGLAVGASYYFTENIFASARYNFGLTDVAKHSSDGFKMHNNVFQVAVGYRF
- a CDS encoding porin family protein encodes the protein MKKRIFVAATCLIFSVSAWAQTSKSEFTIGLKGGYNLSKLSDVSHLSLKNKSLSGFHAGAFVELPITKGISLQPELLYSTQGSRVEATNADGSSVDKYDSRINYITLPVLVKVYLTQRLSVEAGPQFALLTQAHADGNTYKIDDVSENVNINKFKHNIKDQVENFDFDLAVGASYKLPLNLFVSARYVWGVKDIAKNSDSKSKNQLFQLSAGLRF
- a CDS encoding S8 family peptidase, which translates into the protein MSQRFTFLCFTLGLAAVFNNAFAQQIPANLATFFKEQKIKQDSIFDAKFSALPARSPYNLPLDKSKIAQINDSYILFLETGDVRANKAANVDFLQNGTLGTAPLMGEAVEIAVFDGGKVFGLHEDFLINGKSKISDLENNVSVTAQPISAHATGVSGLIAANGNANLTFNNSFTVANATRGVIPSAKISTASFQQTSNGTIYEKILKFSPPISNHSYGSNFGWAISSINNTNKTVTLVYPVNTSIFLNDEETFAGIYLDDDANYDMLVYNNPKTILVKSAGNYDGIGPANYDASWKVTLLHYDGSKYVPLTNADIIPKNNSFNGAYSITTGSLGKNILTVGSIDLPSAESDYRLQVNNIIKSSFSSVGPRKDGAIKPDLVAVGAGVAYPGTEKSSYMAGSGTSFAAPKVTGVIGALTQLQRLLTENANFLFDADQAKTLLLHTTQEAGLFPGPDNKYGWGALDAKNAVQTLLAVHNKEAFFIKEEKINGTDFEKIVSARANDTLKVTLSWIDLPFTDFPTSNRATLNDRSTRLIHDLDVRLIDTETETVYYPWKLDMNNVTGPAIKGDNAVDNIEQIVLYAPEANRNYKVVVTNKGSLISPQSFSLLITGANEELVIEPEEPEEPTEPTDPEEPEEPTTPEEPTEPETPTDPEVPEEPAEEKPKHFRIFPTVTSDVIYLKGPDEVHEVHIFDLHGKRVTTASKKDAINVSHLTNGLYVVKIKTANGQVINKKIIKK